One segment of Mycobacterium spongiae DNA contains the following:
- a CDS encoding type I polyketide synthase yields the protein MTAAAEPIAIVGIGCRLAGDITTPQQFWAFLLDGRSAIGEVPDDRWQPYLHRDPRNAAVLRATTRWGTFLDDLPGFDAEFFGVSPREAELMDPQQRLALEVCWEALEHAGMPPRSLAGTDTAVLMGVNSDDYGKLIMEDLPGIEAWTGIGTALCGVANRVSHLLDLRGPSVALDAACAASLVAVHQGCQLLRAGETSLALTGGVSALIGPGLTRVLDQAGATAPDGQSKTFDMAADGYGRGEGAGVVVLKRLADAARDGDHVIAVVRGGAVAHDGNTIGIMSPNGAAQEDLFRLACRSADVPPASVDFIEAHGTGTPAGDRVELAALAAVFGVERPIDTPCLVGSVKPNTGHLEGGAGVVSLIKSALALKHEAIPPTAGVGKLTTAVDWAECGLRVPTSVQPWPRGHGNPRRAAVCSYGYGGTIAQVLLEEAPLRAPSSAATPATTPITFVVSARSPVRLSRQAEALANHLRADDAVANPLDQVAATLWARRSHERFRAAVLAETSDELVAGLQMLTNNVQHPSVVTGAVVPSASEGAVWVFSGHGSQWEGMGQELLASEPAFAAVVDAVDPVFQAELGFSTRAALTAGALGATDRVQALTFAIQVGLAAVLRERGVKPAAIIGHSVGEVAACVAAGVFDLAQGAAVACYRARGFRKVMGHGAMALTALPFAQAQDRLGGRTDVVAAISASPESTVISGTIAAVEEVCQSWQDQGVPVRKVNTDVAFHSPAMDPLTDELARLTAGLSPAHDPAVPLYTTALADPRSTARRNSDYWVANLRDQVRFTEAVTAAANDGRRLFLEVSAHPVVAHSITETLTHLGLQDYAVVPVLRRHQPELRAVATAVASLHCHGAPVAHGVTATTPWADDLPGTQWHHRRFWRTPTPPPGGTGIHDEHSHTFLGGRMDVTSAVPTRVWQTRLDMSNRPYPNDHPVQGTEIVPAAVLLNTMLTAAGTDLADVRLRAPVAPGRRCDLQVVHQEHSLSVSSRIVESDPIVKSDPIVKSDNIVKSDRTTDASSWLTHCTALASTDHEAQELDIPALREHAVRRRCTEALPAGYVVDTLAALGVSAMGFEWEVVELHRGEGELLAKVRAEPDGSTPSTWAGLLDAATSTASVVFDGEARLKMPAHIEHVRVHGPAPGSALVHVRWRAPDTIADIVVTDLAGTVRASITGLTFEDLEKTADRESGQMVHRVAWHPTPWRDGERPTWVTLIGGNAETQAWCTRDLAAADVGVDVFADPADIPEDASGLDAGAVVLVLGDGGDEPAGAVDTVLRTLNCLVERSANARLWVLTQGVHEGTEIGQAPLWGLSRVAATEHPHLWGGVLDVSGPRLPVPALASLTGHGVVVVRNDVAYTARLAPAPCRAGTPMRCSPGGTYVITGGTGALGRQMAHRLVDVGARRLVLVSRSGMPDGSRQDGEGPSDVVQTVRSLEERGVFVRVAALDIGAAGAAEALRLALRDLPRVRGVVHAAGVETGALLMNTTRADVSAAMHPKRDGALTLNDVFPPGHLDWMVLFSSCGYLAGFPGQGAYACGNSFLDAFARQRRHLGDRTTSVGWTAWRGLGMGSTSDFVAAQLAALGMGTISADDAMWALDLAMRDDQANVVVLPVTSAAASVPMLADVAPSEPDGLGPDEPAPSTMPEDPAEAADWVIERVRAAVASQLGMAADDVDPQLPLVEMGVDSIVTVAVRRQLEKQIGLALPPTLLWEHPTAAAVTARMLELLA from the coding sequence ATGACCGCCGCGGCTGAACCAATCGCCATCGTCGGAATCGGCTGCCGACTGGCCGGCGACATCACCACACCGCAACAGTTCTGGGCGTTTCTCCTGGACGGCCGCAGTGCGATCGGAGAAGTACCTGACGACCGCTGGCAACCGTATCTGCACCGTGATCCCCGAAACGCTGCGGTGTTGCGGGCCACGACGCGGTGGGGCACATTCCTCGACGACCTGCCCGGTTTCGACGCCGAGTTCTTCGGTGTCTCGCCGCGGGAAGCCGAGCTCATGGACCCGCAGCAACGGCTCGCGCTCGAGGTGTGCTGGGAGGCCCTCGAGCACGCGGGGATGCCGCCGCGGTCACTGGCGGGCACCGACACCGCGGTCCTGATGGGCGTCAACTCCGACGATTACGGCAAGTTGATCATGGAAGACTTGCCCGGCATCGAGGCGTGGACCGGAATCGGCACCGCGCTGTGCGGGGTGGCCAACAGGGTGTCGCACCTGCTCGATCTGCGAGGACCTAGCGTCGCATTGGACGCGGCGTGCGCAGCGTCGCTGGTCGCGGTGCATCAAGGGTGCCAGTTACTGCGTGCAGGAGAGACATCGCTTGCGCTGACCGGCGGCGTCAGTGCGTTGATCGGCCCGGGTTTGACCCGAGTGCTCGACCAGGCCGGCGCCACCGCCCCGGATGGGCAGTCCAAGACCTTCGACATGGCGGCCGACGGATATGGACGCGGCGAAGGTGCCGGCGTCGTGGTGTTGAAGCGTTTGGCGGACGCCGCTCGCGACGGAGATCATGTGATCGCGGTGGTGCGTGGGGGCGCGGTGGCCCACGATGGCAACACGATCGGCATCATGTCCCCCAACGGCGCCGCTCAGGAAGATTTGTTTCGACTCGCGTGCCGGTCGGCTGATGTCCCGCCCGCCAGCGTGGACTTCATCGAGGCGCACGGGACGGGCACTCCTGCTGGCGATCGCGTAGAACTAGCAGCGCTGGCCGCGGTATTTGGGGTCGAACGCCCGATCGATACGCCATGCCTCGTTGGGTCGGTCAAGCCGAACACCGGCCACCTCGAAGGTGGGGCCGGGGTCGTGAGCCTGATCAAGTCGGCGCTGGCACTGAAACACGAGGCGATTCCCCCAACCGCAGGCGTGGGCAAACTCACCACTGCCGTCGACTGGGCCGAATGCGGATTGCGAGTACCCACCTCGGTCCAGCCGTGGCCACGCGGCCACGGAAATCCCCGGCGCGCGGCGGTCTGCAGCTACGGCTACGGCGGCACCATCGCCCAAGTGCTACTCGAAGAGGCGCCGCTGCGCGCACCGTCGTCGGCTGCTACGCCAGCAACCACGCCGATCACGTTTGTGGTGTCCGCGCGCTCGCCGGTGCGACTCTCCAGGCAAGCCGAGGCGCTGGCGAATCACCTCCGGGCCGACGACGCCGTCGCCAACCCGCTCGACCAGGTGGCGGCGACGCTGTGGGCGCGGCGGTCACACGAGCGGTTCCGTGCGGCGGTGCTGGCGGAAACCAGCGACGAGTTGGTCGCCGGCCTACAGATGCTGACCAACAACGTGCAACACCCTTCCGTTGTCACCGGGGCCGTCGTTCCGAGCGCGTCGGAGGGCGCGGTGTGGGTCTTCTCCGGTCATGGATCGCAGTGGGAGGGCATGGGCCAGGAACTGCTCGCAAGCGAGCCCGCATTCGCGGCGGTAGTGGACGCAGTCGATCCCGTGTTTCAGGCCGAGTTGGGCTTCTCGACGCGCGCTGCGTTGACCGCCGGTGCCTTGGGTGCGACGGACCGGGTCCAGGCGTTGACCTTCGCCATTCAGGTCGGACTCGCTGCGGTGTTGCGCGAGCGCGGGGTCAAGCCCGCGGCCATCATCGGGCACTCGGTCGGCGAAGTCGCGGCGTGTGTGGCGGCGGGGGTGTTCGATCTGGCCCAGGGCGCCGCGGTGGCCTGCTACCGGGCACGCGGATTCCGGAAGGTGATGGGCCACGGGGCGATGGCACTGACTGCGCTCCCCTTCGCCCAGGCCCAAGACCGTCTGGGTGGCCGCACCGACGTGGTCGCCGCGATCAGTGCCTCTCCCGAGTCCACGGTGATATCTGGCACCATTGCCGCGGTCGAGGAGGTGTGCCAGTCCTGGCAAGACCAGGGCGTACCAGTGCGCAAGGTGAATACCGACGTCGCGTTCCACAGTCCGGCGATGGACCCGCTTACCGACGAACTCGCGCGGCTCACGGCGGGCCTGTCTCCAGCGCATGACCCAGCGGTCCCGCTGTACACGACCGCGTTGGCCGATCCACGATCGACAGCTCGCCGCAACTCGGACTATTGGGTGGCCAACCTGCGGGACCAGGTCCGATTCACCGAGGCCGTCACCGCTGCGGCGAACGACGGGCGTCGGCTGTTTCTGGAAGTGTCCGCTCATCCGGTCGTCGCCCACTCGATCACCGAGACACTGACGCACTTGGGGCTCCAGGACTACGCGGTGGTGCCTGTCCTGCGCCGCCACCAGCCCGAACTCCGGGCCGTCGCGACGGCGGTAGCCTCCTTGCACTGCCACGGGGCACCGGTCGCTCACGGAGTCACCGCCACCACGCCCTGGGCCGACGACCTGCCCGGCACGCAATGGCACCATCGGCGCTTCTGGCGTACCCCGACTCCCCCGCCGGGCGGCACCGGCATCCATGACGAGCACAGCCATACGTTCCTGGGTGGCCGCATGGACGTGACGAGCGCCGTGCCAACCCGCGTGTGGCAGACGCGGCTGGACATGTCGAACCGGCCGTATCCGAATGACCATCCTGTACAAGGCACCGAGATCGTGCCCGCCGCCGTGCTGCTCAACACGATGCTCACCGCTGCGGGAACGGATTTGGCAGACGTTCGCTTGCGCGCACCGGTGGCCCCGGGTCGTCGCTGTGACCTACAGGTGGTGCACCAAGAGCATTCCCTCAGTGTCTCCTCCCGGATCGTGGAATCCGATCCCATCGTGAAATCCGATCCCATCGTGAAATCGGACAACATCGTGAAATCCGACAGGACCACCGACGCGAGCAGCTGGCTGACCCATTGCACCGCACTCGCGTCGACAGATCACGAAGCCCAGGAACTCGACATACCCGCGTTGCGCGAGCACGCAGTGCGACGGCGCTGCACCGAGGCGCTGCCAGCGGGTTACGTGGTGGACACGCTGGCGGCGTTGGGCGTATCCGCAATGGGCTTCGAATGGGAAGTGGTGGAACTTCATCGCGGCGAGGGCGAGTTATTGGCAAAGGTGCGCGCCGAACCCGACGGATCGACCCCGTCGACCTGGGCGGGGCTTCTCGATGCGGCGACATCGACTGCGTCGGTGGTGTTCGATGGCGAAGCGCGGCTGAAGATGCCTGCCCATATCGAGCACGTACGCGTGCATGGCCCAGCGCCGGGATCTGCGCTCGTGCACGTTCGTTGGCGCGCCCCCGACACGATCGCAGACATCGTTGTCACCGACCTCGCTGGCACAGTGCGGGCCTCGATCACCGGCTTGACATTCGAAGATCTCGAAAAGACCGCAGACCGCGAGTCTGGGCAGATGGTGCATCGAGTCGCGTGGCATCCGACGCCGTGGCGCGACGGTGAGCGTCCCACGTGGGTCACGCTGATCGGCGGCAATGCTGAGACACAGGCATGGTGCACACGCGACCTCGCCGCGGCCGATGTGGGTGTCGACGTGTTCGCAGACCCCGCGGACATCCCGGAGGATGCCTCCGGCCTCGACGCTGGCGCCGTAGTTCTGGTGCTGGGGGACGGCGGCGACGAGCCCGCTGGAGCAGTCGACACGGTCCTGCGGACGCTCAACTGCCTCGTGGAACGGTCCGCCAACGCGCGGCTATGGGTACTCACCCAGGGAGTGCACGAAGGCACCGAGATCGGGCAGGCGCCGCTGTGGGGGCTGTCGCGGGTGGCTGCCACCGAACATCCCCATCTGTGGGGTGGCGTGCTTGATGTGTCCGGTCCCCGCCTGCCAGTGCCTGCTCTCGCGTCACTGACCGGGCACGGGGTCGTCGTGGTGCGCAACGACGTCGCCTACACGGCCCGCCTGGCCCCCGCGCCGTGCCGGGCCGGCACGCCGATGCGTTGCTCGCCGGGCGGCACATACGTCATCACCGGAGGCACCGGCGCTCTGGGGCGTCAGATGGCGCATCGGTTGGTCGACGTGGGTGCCAGACGGTTGGTATTGGTTTCGCGTTCGGGAATGCCTGATGGGTCCCGCCAGGACGGGGAAGGCCCATCGGATGTGGTCCAGACTGTCCGATCGCTCGAGGAGCGCGGAGTATTTGTCCGGGTGGCCGCCCTCGACATCGGCGCGGCCGGGGCCGCCGAGGCGCTGCGGCTGGCGTTGCGCGATCTGCCGCGGGTGCGCGGTGTCGTTCACGCGGCTGGTGTCGAGACGGGCGCGCTGCTGATGAACACGACGCGGGCAGACGTGAGCGCGGCGATGCACCCCAAGCGCGACGGTGCGCTCACCCTCAACGACGTGTTTCCGCCCGGACACCTGGACTGGATGGTGCTGTTCTCGTCCTGTGGCTATCTCGCCGGCTTTCCGGGCCAAGGCGCCTACGCCTGTGGAAATTCCTTCCTCGATGCGTTTGCCCGGCAACGCCGCCACCTCGGCGACCGCACCACCAGCGTCGGATGGACCGCGTGGCGCGGCCTGGGCATGGGATCCACGTCCGACTTCGTCGCGGCGCAGCTGGCGGCACTGGGCATGGGCACGATCAGCGCCGACGACGCGATGTGGGCACTGGACCTTGCTATGCGAGACGACCAGGCCAACGTCGTGGTGCTGCCGGTCACGTCAGCGGCAGCCTCGGTACCGATGCTCGCCGACGTGGCCCCGTCGGAGCCTGACGGCCTCGGACCGGACGAACCCGCGCCGTCAACCATGCCCGAGGATCCAGCCGAGGCCGCCGACTGGGTGATCGAGCGGGTGCGAGCCGCGGTAGCGAGTCAACTTGGCATGGCAGCAGATGACGTGGATCCCCAGTTGCCACTGGTGGAAATGGGGGTTGACTCGATTGTCACGGTTGCGGTGCGTCGTCAGTTGGAGAAGCAAATCGGACTGGCATTGCCACCGACCCTGCTGTGGGAGCACCCGACAGCGGCTGCGGTGACCGCGAGAATGCTCGAGCTGCTCGCCTAG